The following proteins are co-located in the Aquarana catesbeiana isolate 2022-GZ linkage group LG02, ASM4218655v1, whole genome shotgun sequence genome:
- the RABIF gene encoding guanine nucleotide exchange factor MSS4: MEESLVSADGKNSRAVLCQRCGCRVLAEGMATLAKRELLLPLMKKKSSLAGDSSPDCELLVEHWLVHDMFTFENVGFTKDVGSVKFLVCADCEVGPIGWHSLEEKSNFYVALERVRHE, from the exons ATGGAGGAGTCTTTGGTGTCCGCGGACGGGAAGAATTCTCGGGCTGTGCTGTGTCAGCGGTGCGGCTGCCGGGTCTTGGCGGAGGGAATGGCCACCCTGGCGAAGAGAGAG TTGCTTCTACCCCTAATGAAGAAGAAATCCTCCTTGGCTGGAGATTCCAGTCCCGATTGTGAGCTGCTTGTTGAGCACTGGCTGGTACATGACATGTTCACTTTTGAGAATGTGGGATTCACCAAAGACGTGGGAAGTGTAAAGTTCCTGGTATGTGCGGACTGTGAAGTGGGACCTATCGGTTGGCACAGTCTGGAGGAAAAGAGCAACTTTTATGTAGCACTGGAACGTGTTCGACATGAGTGA